A portion of the Misgurnus anguillicaudatus chromosome 16, ASM2758022v2, whole genome shotgun sequence genome contains these proteins:
- the clic2 gene encoding chloride intracellular channel protein 2, producing the protein MALRQDSDKEASIELFIKAGHDGENVGNCPFCQRLFMVLWLKGVKFTVTTVDMRKKPEELKDLAPGTNPPFLLYNGTLKTDFIKIEEFLEATLAPPRYPHLSPRYKESFDVGADIFAKFSAYIKNSSNDAFHEKALLREFKRLDDYLNTPLQDELDQNISVSKRKFLDGNRLTLADCNLLPKLHVIKVAAKKYRHFDIPAQFTGVWRYLQNAYEREEFSQTCPADIEIEKTYLTVAKRT; encoded by the exons atggcaCTCAGGCAAGACTCAGATAAAGAAGCAAGCATTGAGCTCTTCATAAAG GCCGGCCACGATGGTGAGAACGTGGGGAATTGCCCATTTTGCCAGAGACTCTTCATGGTTCTTTGGCTGAAAGGAGTCAAGTTCACAGTAACCACAGTTGATATGAGGAA GAAGCCAGAGGAGCTGAAGGATTTAGCTCCAGGTACCAATCCCCCTTTTCTCCTGTACAATGGCACGCTGAAGACTGACTTTATTAAGATTGAAGAGTTCCTGGAGGCAACCCTCGCCCCTCCCCG CTATCCTCATCTCAGCCCTCGCTACAAAGAGTCATTTGATGTTGGCGCTGACATCTTTGCCAAGTTCTCTGCATATATCAAGAACAGTTCAAACGATGCTT tccatgAAAAAGCCTTACTGAGAGAGTTTAAGCGGCTGGATGATTATCTGAACACACCTCTTCAGGATGAACTGGATCAGAACATCTCCGTTTCCAAAAGAAAGTTCCTCGATGGAAACCGCTTGACATTGGCAGACTGTAATCTGTTACCAAAGCTACATGTCATCAAG GTTGCAGCTAAAAAGTACCGTCACTTTGATATTCCCGCTCAGTTCACTGGAGTCTGGCGTTATCTGCAGAACGCATATGAGAGAGAGGAGTTCAGTCAAACCTGCCCAGCTGACATTGAAATTGAAAAAACATATCTGACTGTGGCCAAGAGGACATGA
- the urp1 gene encoding urotensin-related peptide 1: protein MLSVALLYVLAVVCSGRRIHALPLYSDATLPAHEDLLQKLVAEVDVGQSNDLTEQRDIKNVLPVLLQQDAKESLQQEKINNMVDDFKAVILKLAAADNLRSQGFVRSQQNLPKNNKRACFWKYCVTN, encoded by the exons ATGTTGTCAGTGGCACTGCTCTACGTTTTGGCCGTGGTTTGCTCTGGACGGAGAATTCATGCATTACCTCTGTACTCAGATGCAACGCTGCCGGCACATGAAG ATCTGCTTCAGAAACTGGTTGCAGAAGTTGATGTGGGTCAGAGTAATGACTTAACAGAACAAAGAGACATCAAAAATGTTCTTCCGGTCCTGCTGCAGCAAG ATGCAAAAGAAAGCTTGCAGCAAGAGAAAATTAATAATATG GTGGATGATTTTAAAGCTGTCATCTTGAAACTAGCAGCAGCCGATAACCTGCGTTCTCAAGGCTTTGTACGATCTCAGCAAAACTTAcccaaaaacaataaaagag CCTGTTTCTGGAAGTATTGTGTAACAAACTAG